A portion of the Sphingorhabdus pulchriflava genome contains these proteins:
- a CDS encoding integration host factor subunit beta, translating to MIRSELVKKLEAENPGMTGEEVERIVDLFFNQIIQRLADGGRVEIRGFGAFSTRERQPRKGRNPRTGSAVDVPAKRVPYFKPGKEIRERLNK from the coding sequence ATGATCCGATCTGAACTGGTTAAAAAGCTGGAAGCCGAAAATCCCGGCATGACGGGCGAAGAGGTTGAACGCATCGTCGATCTGTTTTTCAACCAGATCATTCAGCGGCTCGCCGACGGTGGCCGTGTTGAAATTCGCGGTTTTGGGGCGTTTTCAACCCGTGAGCGTCAACCGCGCAAGGGGCGCAATCCGCGTACTGGTTCCGCAGTCGATGTTCCGGCAAAACGCGTTCCCTATTTCAAGCCGGGCAAGGAAATCCGCGAGCGCCTGAACAAATAG
- a CDS encoding site-specific integrase has translation MDGALHVYKRENSRFWQCATYLGSRNYRQTTKEESLAAAKDFARDWYMERCVEDRQRRRGGVSLLNDPVQPLPAEPGPPFDGRRRQAASGPSFADAAKAFTDEFEVITLGERNADYVESKSEIIRLHLNPFFGDTPVQDITAGKVQEYRVHRQTSRIDPKTGKPKKPARSTLHHEIVTLRQVLKTANRKGWIAALPDMSAPYKTSGKLEHRAWFSPEEYKMLYEATRERTKNPPKPRWREVCENFHDYVLFMGNTGLRPDESARLELRDVKIVKDESTGERILEIEVRGKRGVGFCKSMPGAILPFERISKRKGLKPTDRIFGKTPRDLMNTLLDELNLKFDRDGHVRTCYSLRHTYICLRLLEGADIYQVAKNCRTSVEMIEKHYARHLTNTIDASAVNVRKARPKPSRKSTSGDDG, from the coding sequence ATGGATGGCGCGCTTCACGTTTACAAGCGTGAGAACAGCCGATTCTGGCAGTGCGCGACCTACCTTGGCAGTCGCAACTACAGGCAGACGACGAAGGAAGAGAGCCTCGCCGCCGCCAAGGATTTCGCGCGCGACTGGTATATGGAGCGGTGCGTCGAAGATCGCCAGCGCCGTCGCGGTGGCGTGTCATTGCTAAACGACCCCGTTCAGCCTCTCCCTGCCGAACCCGGCCCGCCCTTCGATGGCCGCCGTCGCCAAGCGGCGAGCGGTCCAAGTTTTGCTGACGCTGCCAAAGCGTTCACGGACGAGTTCGAGGTTATCACGCTCGGCGAGCGCAATGCAGACTATGTCGAGTCGAAGTCCGAGATCATCCGCCTTCACCTGAATCCGTTCTTTGGCGACACCCCGGTTCAAGACATTACGGCCGGCAAGGTCCAGGAGTATCGGGTTCATCGCCAGACGTCGCGAATCGATCCCAAGACCGGCAAACCGAAGAAGCCCGCTCGCTCCACCTTGCATCACGAAATCGTAACGCTGCGACAGGTCTTGAAAACCGCCAATCGCAAAGGCTGGATCGCTGCGCTCCCGGATATGTCTGCACCCTACAAGACGTCCGGCAAGCTCGAACATCGCGCCTGGTTTTCGCCCGAAGAATACAAGATGCTCTACGAGGCGACGCGCGAGCGGACGAAGAACCCTCCCAAACCGCGCTGGCGCGAGGTCTGCGAGAATTTTCACGACTATGTTCTGTTCATGGGCAACACCGGGCTTCGCCCCGATGAGTCCGCGCGACTTGAGCTGCGCGATGTCAAGATTGTGAAGGACGAATCGACCGGCGAGCGCATCCTGGAAATCGAGGTGCGCGGCAAGCGCGGCGTCGGCTTTTGCAAGTCGATGCCCGGTGCGATCCTGCCTTTCGAGCGCATTTCCAAGCGGAAGGGACTCAAGCCAACCGATCGGATTTTCGGGAAGACGCCCCGCGATCTGATGAATACGCTGCTCGACGAACTGAACCTGAAGTTCGACCGCGATGGTCATGTCCGCACCTGCTACAGTCTGCGGCATACTTACATCTGTCTTCGTTTGCTCGAAGGAGCCGACATCTATCAGGTTGCCAAGAATTGCCGCACTAGCGTCGAGATGATCGAGAAACATTACGCCCGCCATTTAACAAACACTATTGACGCTTCGGCAGTCAATGTTCGCAAGGCGCGGCCAAAGCCATCGAGAAAATCAACATCGGGCGACGATGGCTGA